A segment of the Nasonia vitripennis strain AsymCx chromosome 2, Nvit_psr_1.1, whole genome shotgun sequence genome:
AATCTGTAACACGTAAAACATAACAGTGgtgagaaaaataattacttgATAACGATCGAGTCGTCCGCGCTGCAGGGGAGACCAACGAAAAACCGACGTTCATCATTCAAAACCATAGCTCCCTTTCTGTCCCTAACTAGATCAACTGCACGTTAGGCTAGCATTTTCTCGAGAAATTACAGATTCTCTTCTTTCCCAAAATAGCATCTCACTCTCGATAACACTACTTATACAAAAGAAGCAAAAAATCTCGATGCACATCCCAGTCACAATGGAGTAATGGATTGTCCATCGCGACTGCACTTTACCAAACCCCGTCTTTAGTCCCGTGAGTTCTCATGTATGGAAAAAGTGGGTCCCAAGTTAGAGACAAAAGGATCAGCTTTGATTTGTCACAAAAGACCTGAAGACTGAATACCGAGATGTACCAACTCGCGCGAGAATTCGCTGGCGCCCtgcgttataaaaaaaaggaataagcGCTACGAGAAGTGCACGGTACTTTATATATGCCGAGCGAGACGATTCCCACGGCACCCCATCGCCTCAGCGCTCCTATATACATGGGAAACTAAGTAGGGGTGAACTTTCGTACTCGTGTCGCGCTCGAACCTCGAACCTgatgtgtgtacgtgtgtgcattatatacatatacggcCCGATCCGTTACTCGTGCTTACAAAAACCATTCATTTGGATACCGATGAGCTCGTAAATTAACATGAGTTTTGGGGTAGtcatttatagattttaatgTAACGTCTTTCTCGCGGCGATTCATTTCTCATTATAACGCGAAGCTCATGAGTGTTACAAGATATTCGTCGTGTTAAAATTCAGCTATCTATGGTAATTTTACAGGTGCTTTCGGCTCGCTGATTAGTGCCACAGTTTTGACAGTGTGATTCAAACTTCGAGATATTTATGCGATCTTTTCATTagataagaagaaaaaacatgCTGCGTCGAGTTGACTTTCAAATCTGGCCTCTATATAATAGGTACTCTTAAATTTAGGTATCCGCTTGCTGCAGTACGTACAATAGCGATGCAGTTAGTGTAATTAATATGAGTATAACATAATATGTACTTACAAGACATTATCGCAGCCGTAGAgcttatttataatatagtaGCATGAGTTTGTGTATAGTAAATGAAAGTATCGGAAAGGTGAAGAGTTTTACGGCCTAATTTTACCGCGATATTAGTATAGGTGAGCACAGAATTTTGTTTACGTTTCGCAAATTTAGTTCTGAGAGTAACAAGCGTAGATTTACTGCTCTTTTCCGTAATTAACTTTACCTGGCTCGAACAGTATTTTTCGCGTTTTACAGAATCCGCTTTAAAAACCTATATACGAGCACATTACACGAGCACGATTCTCCGCTATTGAATATTGCACGAAACGCCCCTTGTTTAACAGAGCAATTCCAGATTATTGGCGGCTATACACGCGTAAAATAAACTGTGCTCCTTTAAACACTGATTACATTTTAAATCCCGGTATATGGCTAATTTCAAATATGGACGTCACGATGCGCGAATTAAATGATCTGGAATTGGATTTTCATGCAAAATACCTACATTATTGCACCGTCGTTTGAATCGTAAGCGAGTAAAATCCAAAGCTTAATTCATATGAAGAATATAGAATATTTGCATGAATGCAGGCAGTCCACTTATTTATCGAACTTTAATCCAAAACTCGaattcaattaaatatttaaaaataagcgTTATATTGGCATTATTAACTCCGAGATAAATATGGTAATGAAGTCggtaatttaatttgaattggCAGTATGACATTGATTTGTTAGATAATGTTAAAGTACAGGGCATGGGTAAGAAAACAACTTAAAGCTTTTTTTGTAATCGCAACAGATATAATAAACCGTATCTTTACAGAGGCTGATACATTGCGAGAAATAAAATCGaacaaaaaatcttatttatgaaatatacaGGCGTCTGCTTAGACTCGCGCGACAAATCTCGGAGGAATCTGGCGCTCCGACTCTTGCGCAAGAggctttttatttacaaatatcaGAGATAGATTATACAACTCGGAAACGTTTTTGTATTTTACGGCAGCTGCTGCGCTTGTTAAGCAATTTTTTACTCGTCAGTTTGATGGCCGGGCCGAAGCTACGAGTCTATATACGCACACGTCTGTGCAGATTTGGAATTTTGGCACGCGCTTACttccagaattttttttcattaattgtGTGTAGATCATAACGCTTACAGTGCTctgaaggaaggaaggaagtaACGGCCTtacagcaaaaaataatttctccaattaaaaatatataaatatataggtatgtatATCATTATTAATATCTGTCCTTTGTGAACGGAATAATAGCCGAGCGTTTGTATAGTAATGGTAATACGTCGGCGAGAAAGAATCCGCAGTAAAAGCATTTTGTGGAATAATCAGCAAGTATCGTACGCTCTATAACTTTACGTTTTCACTGTTTTTCGATCTTCTCGTTCTTCGTCCCACttgaaatttcattatttcCATTCATAAATGCAAATCGTTGTCGAATGAAATTGCCTAGCTTTTACACGATTGTTGCATAAACACGaggaaatatttattttcattttttttccattatcGATATGCTAGGTGTTAGATGTAATAAAACTtcgtaataatatataatataataatgtaataataataataataataataataataattgctaCAATGCTTAAACGCAATCGTTTCACAAGATTATTTACAATCcacatataatattatttgCCCGTGTTTCACCTCTCGTAAAACAAGCGCAAGTTTTTGTAACAAGTTCAATAGAGACAGCGTTTTTATTAAGTATATAATAAGTACACAGGCTTCCGAAGGCCGTCTTTATCTGAGCTTggtacaaaatataaaaaacctTCTGTTAACGAAATTAgagaataataaaacaaatgaTTAAGTACATCGAATATCAACGATTCATATATATCAtatgcgtgtatgtatataagtaCCGTCATAAGTACTcggctttatttttaatttactcattttttttgttccttGTGCTTGGCGACGTAGCTCTAGCTtagtatttttcgattttttcggGACGGACGAAAGGCGTGTCTGTTTTTCAACTATCGAGCTCTCGCAGCCTTAGCCAAACTCCGTCGCGTTTgacgtatactattttttttatgtttgtttttcattttattcagaTTCTCCTCGCTTTTTGTTCGTCGTGCACAGCAAATAATTAGCCGCTTAACAACTTTGTGTCACGTAATAGCATCGcattatataaaagtaaaattcacATTTCCATCTTTCCATGTTTCGTTTCGCATGTCGCTGATGTGATCGGCGAGATAATTTTGTGTAAGTACCTGTCTCGttttaagtaaaaaattacacagtaaaaaaatgaaagacgAGCGATTCGCGTTGCGAGCTGGACTTAAAACACGTGACTTTTAAACTCTATGCAACTGGTAGTTTAAACATAAGTAAAACGTAAAGAAAAACTCAAGCTCTTGGTCTTTTTCACATATGTAGAATACAAATCTGCAGTTTGTTATGTAAATGTGCAATGCATACGAGAGTTAATAATCTTCAAACCTGAATATGAATCGATGTACCCCAAGACTTTGCTTTGTCTTTTGTTCATGAGCATTTGAAACACTGAGTACACACAGTGAAAGGATTCATAACGCAAATATACAGTTTTTTTATGTAGAGGTTCATCGAGTAAAGTTGAAAACAGTAAGACGATGAATCGATAAAGACAGTCAATAATAACTTTATGCTTCTGTTTAAAcaaattgcaaaaataaactAGCATTCACTTTGAAGGTCTGACATTGAATCCCAATCGTTGAAATGCTTTCGTTAAGTACCGTTCAAGAACTTTTCgtagaaaaatcgaaaaatcgattatGTATCGAGCTCTAGTCACCGAGACCGTCAATCTCCCAATCCTCAAACTATCCGCAAGTACTACACGAAAactttattttgatagttgCAGTCATTACCGTTTACGGTATATTCATATAATATATGCATCTCAAGAGGGTTATGTTTAATAATAGACAACAATTATAGTGTGATAGGACATCATACTTATCTCTTTCTAAGATCAACATCTACTCGCTATAATAATGATATAGTGCGGAGCTCTCGACAATTAAGCAACGACTGAATTTACTTTTTCGGAGTGTAACTAAATATATGATGCTATCCGTTTGcttacttgtttttttttcgttcaaaGGCATATTGTAGTACTTGAAACTGGTTCTTTAAATTCTGTTCGAATCTAGTTGTTCagtattaaacatttttcggGCTTGtgaaaatttatcaatttgtTCATCGATCAACTTGAAAAAAGACCGTTATTCAATTTGCGTCGAAACAAAAAGAAACTTTGTACTCCGACTCGTGTTTTTTAATAGCCTAATAAATTCCGGGGTTGGTCGACAAAACGACAAGGCGATATCGCCTCGTTCTTCCTTTTCGCTTcaatcttttttcttttctttttttatacaaatacaAATTGTCGAAACCCCGCGAATTATAAGTACTGACCAATTCAGCATATCACAGATCTTGTCCGATATCTCAACAAATAATTTCATACTTTTTGCGCATCATCTatcgttctctctttctcactaacttctttttgtttattcaAGTTCACCATAGCAAGGATAATCGTctccttttttaattattttgtgtatTGGTTTGCCGTATAGCTTTAACTTTATATAGAGTTGGTGCAGTAAAAGTTCATCGGTGCGTGTGAATTTTGCGCATCATGCAAAGAACGACGATAACCGCTCGGCTTTCGAGCCTAAGTAtatattattctttaaaattttattgcagCTTAGAAGTATCATTTTTCTTTGATAGATTTGTGGCAATCTTTCTTATTTTCAAGTTCTCGCGGGGAAAAAACACGAGAACGACCGCGACATCAGCTCTGTACCTGCGAAATTCCTGAGAGTGGGGATACCCGttaaagtaaaattttcaaatagacGCAAACAATATTTACAGAAATCCACTTGTAATGGCACACTCTTCTCCGATAGCTTCTCTCCGAAAATTTACAAGAATTATATAatactatatatgtataaattacACAGAAATTATGCCAATATGTGGTTACGACCTCGGTAACCTaaactttttacaaatataaCAAGTTTGTATATACGCTCTCGTTCTTGCAcacaatatatgtatatatatatatatacccggGAGTCCCCGAGGGATCGAATTTCGGAGAAACGAAACTGACGTCGCAATAGtaactttgttttttttttttttgagcatCATGAACTTTGTTTTTGAGCCGCTATGTATTCAACAACTGTTTCACGTCCGTTTGACCGGGTTTCGCAGTGCAAGTGGATGCATTTCACGCCGAGAAGCACCTCCCGACTTGCGCGTCGAAGACATCGAAGCCTTCCCTTTATCACCTTTTCCTTTTTATTGCAAATCTTCTCTAGTGTTGACTAAAGAGGTTGTTTTCTATTAAGCAGCTTTCCCTTCTATGTGTTGTTGCGATAGTAGAGGGCTATGAGTTCTTGCGCTTCCTTTAGCAATTCCTCGCGCTACAACTGCACCTACGAAAGGAAAAATCACTTAGTAAAGGTCTATTTTCGCTTGAATTACATGATTTCAAATTTGCACTGAAAAGGCGATTAAACAAAAGTTTCGTGGCTAACCTGGAAAGCTTGGGTAGTATTGGGCATGATGAAGGGGTTGGTGGTGGAGGCCTGCCTGAGGTTGCGCGCGGCGATCTCAGCCCACTCGGCGTCGAACGGGTCGGCGGCTCCGGTCCTAGCGGTGGTAGGAGGCATCGCAGCAGAACCCAAGCTCAGGGCACGCGCGTGCAGTGGGGGCGCTCGCCGGGGACTGGTCGAGAATACTGGCGGGGTTGCGGACGTTGCCTGCGTTGTCACGCTGCCCAGCCATTGGTCGGGTTTCGGCAAATTAGTGGTACTTGGCATTCCTGGTGCCTGTAATATTAGAATGATATTAGTTTTTATTTCATCCGCTATGTTCTACAAAAAGACGACAAAGATACATCTTCAGTATTATGAATTCTTACCACTGAGAGGGGAATCGATTGGGAGGCCGTCGTGGCCGCATTGGGATCCGTCAATCCGCTGGCGTTGCTGCTCACCGTCGAAGTACCGGTCATCGGCGTCGGCGTAGGCGCCGTCGCTGCGGGCGTAGGGGAAGCCGAGGCGAGGCTGGCGTTCGGCGAGTCCGAGAGCGCGGTACTCAGGCCGGCCGTCTGCTGGGGTAGCGGCGACCTGTTGATCATCTGGTAAGCAGTGTTGGCGTTGCTGCTCAGCGAGGAAGTTGATGCCGTGCTGAAAGCTGGGCTCGCAGCTGGAGTCTCGAAGATCGAGGCGATCGCGTTCATCGCGGAGGTGCTATTGACGCTACTGCGTGGCAGCACTGGGCTCAGCGAGCACTGCTTCAGGATGGGGGTCAGTCGCTGGTTGGTCGAGGAAAGCACACTCGACGAGCTGTCCTGCCAGCTCATGCCGTCACTGCCCAACGGGTTGTTCTCGTCGATATTGttgatgttgttgttgttatttttgCTGCCGCTCAGTACCATGTCGCCCAGATTCTGGCCATTCTGCAGCTTCAGATCGTCCAGCGAACTGCTGTTGGTTACTGAAAAGAGCATTACTTCGTGTTAGATCTTTAAACATTTCGAACTTCGATGCGTGAATTCTGCTTGGATACTTACCACCGGGCAAGGAAGTCGTCGTGGTCGTATTACTGAAAAGCTTCTTCACTACGGTGCTAGCGGTGGTTTGTGTGATTACCGGGCCAAAGTCGTCGCTACTGGATAGCAGCGAGAGGCCACGCGAGAGTTGCTGACACATCGCCGACACGCTGTCGTGGCCACTCGGCGATATCTCTGGAATGGGACTCACTGGTGGACAAAAAATGTCTAATTAGTACAGGCTGGATTGCTCTTGCCTAGGAGCGTTTTTGTGTGCAGGGATATAAATGTGTTGTCGTCACAAACTACTATGAGAGACAGAACTCATGCGTTTGGTCAGAAAAACAGTAGTCAACATCCAAGCACGCGATGTAGATTTTGCGACCTTCACTGATTGTCACAGTTTGCAcgtgtattttataaaattttctaaattaataTAATCCATCTAGTCTAGATCTACAAAATATCTATTCTAGTTTCAAAGAGGAAGGTATTCTCGATTTTTTAGTGATGTAGgggtttaaaaaatgtatgaaatattttcactGAACACGAACACAAGAGCACTCTTCGTTTCTTGACGGCGTTGAGGGGGAAAACTACTGTACGTACTAACGAACATGATCTGATAAGTAACTGGTAGTAAAAACAGATGCGTAACATAACACAAGTGAGTAAAGAGCTTCTACTGCAACAGCTTTATCTACGTAAGAACTTTCTTGCAGTTTTTAAGATGGCAATGAATGGAGAGTATTCAAAGGGTTAAGACATGAAAGATCGTGTAACAATGTGTATTATCATGATTAGAACAAATGGAATTTATAACGACCTTCATCATATCCTTCGTACTCTGTTGCCAAGGAAAAAgaataaagataataatttattatttttcacagCTCTTCAGAGACTTTGTAACATCTTGTGCTTAAAGCACACAGATTATAGATCTAAGTTAGAGCTTATTCTCAATTCTCCGCGTGGTTTCCAAAAAAAAGCGCAAGTTCAAGTCAGTATGCGAAGCGCTCAGAGATTCTAGCGAAaccattttaaaaattgagaACGTAAGCTCTAGAATCTTGGGAATATACGCGGTGGGTCGATGGTGTAATGCTCACCGGGTGGCTTGACAGGTATTTGATGAGGCAGCGTCGGCGGCATTCGCGAGAGATCCGTGGGCTCGAGGCTGTGACTGCGAGTGCGCTCGAGATTGCTGGGGAGATCGCTGACGCGCAAGCTCAGCTGGCGCTTGAAAGGCGAGGCCTGATTGAGTTGATTGAAGCCCCGGAAGGAGCCCTGACGTTCGAGCATCGACGGCGTTGCGTGCGGCCTCTCAATCGCAAAAGGATTGTATACCTGTCGCGCTGGTGGAACGTCTGGAATTCgaaagaacatatttttagatTGTGTACACTCGCTGCAGAAAAACTTTTTCTCTGAAAAACTAGTGCAAGATTGTTAGCTGACCGACTGCTCGTTCCCGACTATCCTGCTGTCGTTCCGTGAGACTGGGTTGCCGAAAGCTGCCGATTCTCGTGAACGTCGAATTTCTTTGATCAATTGTCATGGTCACCCCACAATCCTTTTCTCTGCGTTGCTTTCTTTCCAGACAAGCAGCAAAAGCACATCCGACTGCATGACTTAGTCTTTCTCCCTGGAACAGAGAATAATATGAAAAACGTTATTTTTATCCAtgttatttttagctttgttTGAAACAGATGGAAGTGCTCAGAAATAAAAGCTAAAGTCTCTTCTGTTACACGATAAAAAGATTGGAAAAAGTGTTTAGTCTACTTACAGATTCCTTCAAAGCCAAGAATCCATGGCACATCCATCGCTTTGTGGTACCATCTCTGCAGATGTAGCTAAACCCTTTTTCATGATTTCTGTCTGGAGCGCAGAAAGATACTTTCTCAATGGTTTGATCGACAATCAGCCCTTTTGTTTCATCTTCAACTACACGAAGACCATCACCAGAGACATGGAGGATTGCTCGAACTGGTCTCCTCCTTGAATTCTGAAAGAACAGACATAGCTAATTAGTGAAAATGGATGCATAGGAGCAAGCTCATTGGCTAAAACCTTTTgattttcaatgaggaaagtCTTAATGAAGAATCCAAGATTCCAAAAAAATTCAGTGAGATACTTACCCTGAGTACTTTCAAAGCTTCCTCGCAAACTTGCATTCCCCTGCATTCgtacacctcgacacatcccaaatactgaaagtaaaattcTCAATGAACTTCTGAGCTTTAGATTGTTCAGCAAACTCGGAACAAAGTTTTCTTTAGCTTGGGGAAGAAAATTAAACTTCTTCGACAGACATTTAGCTAGTTCTGCCAAACTTTCTAGACATTGCTGTTACACGAATCCCCAAAATTATCTTAATAATGTTTACCAAAATCAGCAAAGTCAATACGCAAGCTACTGCTGGGAGCCATATATAGAACTCAAAGCTTCTGCAGTCGCGCAATCAATAAAGCAGACATGAACTAGGCAGAGTGTATAATTACCCATAAAAAGAAGCCGCCGAGGGCAACAAAGAAAACAAGCAAAACGACTCACCTTGACATGAAAGGCGCAGGTCGACGAGCGCACCGCGCACTCGTCGGCGTGCCATTGATGCGGTTTGCTGGACTCTGGCGCGTCTTTCCGTCGGCGGAAGCTGTCTCGGAAGCTTCTCCGCAGACGGTCCATCCTCTTACCCGGCGATCTTTCCCGTTTCTGCAACACAAAGACAGCGCACCGGCACAAGTTAGCACAGGCCCGCAAGAACAATCGCCGAGAGCGCGTCAAGTAGTCGCGTTTGGAGGTTAGGTCGACCGAGTGTTTGTTTTTCTGGGGA
Coding sequences within it:
- the LOC100121461 gene encoding protein numb isoform X1 gives rise to the protein MGNHPSAHQPLERATSHGNGLRLSKRERSPGKRMDRLRRSFRDSFRRRKDAPESSKPHQWHADECAVRSSTCAFHVKYLGCVEVYECRGMQVCEEALKVLRNSRRRPVRAILHVSGDGLRVVEDETKGLIVDQTIEKVSFCAPDRNHEKGFSYICRDGTTKRWMCHGFLALKESGERLSHAVGCAFAACLERKQRREKDCGVTMTIDQRNSTFTRIGSFRQPSLTERQQDSRERAVDVPPARQVYNPFAIERPHATPSMLERQGSFRGFNQLNQASPFKRQLSLRVSDLPSNLERTRSHSLEPTDLSRMPPTLPHQIPVKPPEYEGYDEVSPIPEISPSGHDSVSAMCQQLSRGLSLLSSSDDFGPVITQTTASTVVKKLFSNTTTTTSLPGVTNSSSLDDLKLQNGQNLGDMVLSGSKNNNNNINNIDENNPLGSDGMSWQDSSSSVLSSTNQRLTPILKQCSLSPVLPRSSVNSTSAMNAIASIFETPAASPAFSTASTSSLSSNANTAYQMINRSPLPQQTAGLSTALSDSPNASLASASPTPAATAPTPTPMTGTSTVSSNASGLTDPNAATTASQSIPLSVAPGMPSTTNLPKPDQWLGSVTTQATSATPPVFSTSPRRAPPLHARALSLGSAAMPPTTARTGAADPFDAEWAEIAARNLRQASTTNPFIMPNTTQAFQVQL
- the LOC100121461 gene encoding protein numb homolog isoform X3, with product MDRLRRSFRDSFRRRKDAPESSKPHQWHADECAVRSSTCAFHVKYLGCVEVYECRGMQVCEEALKVLRNSRRRPVRAILHVSGDGLRVVEDETKGLIVDQTIEKVSFCAPDRNHEKGFSYICRDGTTKRWMCHGFLALKESGERLSHAVGCAFAACLERKQRREKDCGVTMTIDQRNSTFTRIGSFRQPSLTERQQDSRERAVDVPPARQVYNPFAIERPHATPSMLERQGSFRGFNQLNQASPFKRQLSLRVSDLPSNLERTRSHSLEPTDLSRMPPTLPHQIPVKPPEYEGYDEVSPIPEISPSGHDSVSAMCQQLSRGLSLLSSSDDFGPVITQTTASTVVKKLFSNTTTTTSLPGVTNSSSLDDLKLQNGQNLGDMVLSGSKNNNNNINNIDENNPLGSDGMSWQDSSSSVLSSTNQRLTPILKQCSLSPVLPRSSVNSTSAMNAIASIFETPAASPAFSTASTSSLSSNANTAYQMINRSPLPQQTAGLSTALSDSPNASLASASPTPAATAPTPTPMTGTSTVSSNASGLTDPNAATTASQSIPLSVAPGMPSTTNLPKPDQWLGSVTTQATSATPPVFSTSPRRAPPLHARALSLGSAAMPPTTARTGAADPFDAEWAEIAARNLRQASTTNPFIMPNTTQAFQVQL
- the LOC100121461 gene encoding protein numb isoform X2; this encodes MGNHPSAHQPLERATSHGNGLRLSKRERSPGKRMDRLRRSFRDSFRRRKDAPESSKPHQWHADECAVRSSTCAFHVKYLGCVEVYECRGMQVCEEALKVLRNSRRRPVRAILHVSGDGLRVVEDETKGLIVDQTIEKVSFCAPDRNHEKGFSYICRDGTTKRWMCHGFLALKESGERLSHAVGCAFAACLERKQRREKDCGVTMTIDQRNSTFTRIGSFRQPSLTERQQDSRERAVDVPPARQVYNPFAIERPHATPSMLERQGSFRGFNQLNQASPFKRQLSLRVSDLPSNLERTRSHSLEPTDLSRMPPTLPHQIPVKPPVSPIPEISPSGHDSVSAMCQQLSRGLSLLSSSDDFGPVITQTTASTVVKKLFSNTTTTTSLPGVTNSSSLDDLKLQNGQNLGDMVLSGSKNNNNNINNIDENNPLGSDGMSWQDSSSSVLSSTNQRLTPILKQCSLSPVLPRSSVNSTSAMNAIASIFETPAASPAFSTASTSSLSSNANTAYQMINRSPLPQQTAGLSTALSDSPNASLASASPTPAATAPTPTPMTGTSTVSSNASGLTDPNAATTASQSIPLSVAPGMPSTTNLPKPDQWLGSVTTQATSATPPVFSTSPRRAPPLHARALSLGSAAMPPTTARTGAADPFDAEWAEIAARNLRQASTTNPFIMPNTTQAFQVQL
- the LOC100121461 gene encoding protein numb homolog isoform X4, encoding MDRLRRSFRDSFRRRKDAPESSKPHQWHADECAVRSSTCAFHVKYLGCVEVYECRGMQVCEEALKVLRNSRRRPVRAILHVSGDGLRVVEDETKGLIVDQTIEKVSFCAPDRNHEKGFSYICRDGTTKRWMCHGFLALKESGERLSHAVGCAFAACLERKQRREKDCGVTMTIDQRNSTFTRIGSFRQPSLTERQQDSRERAVDVPPARQVYNPFAIERPHATPSMLERQGSFRGFNQLNQASPFKRQLSLRVSDLPSNLERTRSHSLEPTDLSRMPPTLPHQIPVKPPVSPIPEISPSGHDSVSAMCQQLSRGLSLLSSSDDFGPVITQTTASTVVKKLFSNTTTTTSLPGVTNSSSLDDLKLQNGQNLGDMVLSGSKNNNNNINNIDENNPLGSDGMSWQDSSSSVLSSTNQRLTPILKQCSLSPVLPRSSVNSTSAMNAIASIFETPAASPAFSTASTSSLSSNANTAYQMINRSPLPQQTAGLSTALSDSPNASLASASPTPAATAPTPTPMTGTSTVSSNASGLTDPNAATTASQSIPLSVAPGMPSTTNLPKPDQWLGSVTTQATSATPPVFSTSPRRAPPLHARALSLGSAAMPPTTARTGAADPFDAEWAEIAARNLRQASTTNPFIMPNTTQAFQVQL